Proteins co-encoded in one Actinomycetota bacterium genomic window:
- a CDS encoding methylmalonyl-CoA mutase family protein: MYAERLWTMRQYAGFGSAEDTNARFRFLLGAGQTGLSCAFDLPTQMGYDSDHPLSDGEVGRVGVAIDTLDDMRRLLDGIPLAEVTTSMTINATAAVLLLLYELVADEQGVGAAELRGTVQNDPLKEYIARGTYIYPPRASMRLVTDTVDYSRRQLPLWNSISVSGYHIREAGATAAQELAFTLANAIAYVQSAVDAGLDVDDFAPRLSFFFNAHSNLFEEVAKFRAARRMWWKVMTGRFGARSEASCKLRFHAQTAGSTLTAQQPEVNTVRVAFQALAAVLGGTQSLHTNAFDEALGLPSEASARLALRTQQVIAHETGVVSEPDPLGGSYLVEALTDALEGEAARLLDEIDRRGGAVAAIEAGYQQGEIERAAYAVAQAVDRGDQVVVGVNRFVDDAGAVEVPPVAVDPEVAGRQVARVRAARARRDATAWAAALDGVTTAARGTANLLPPMKAALAAGATLGEVSDALRAVFGEHESR, from the coding sequence ATGTACGCCGAGCGGCTGTGGACCATGCGCCAGTACGCCGGCTTCGGCTCGGCCGAGGACACCAACGCCCGCTTCCGCTTCCTGCTGGGCGCCGGCCAGACCGGGCTGTCGTGCGCCTTCGACCTGCCCACCCAGATGGGCTACGACTCTGACCACCCCCTGTCCGACGGCGAGGTCGGCCGGGTGGGAGTGGCCATCGACACGCTGGACGACATGCGGCGCCTGCTCGACGGCATCCCCCTGGCCGAGGTCACCACGTCGATGACCATCAACGCCACCGCCGCAGTCCTGCTCCTGCTGTACGAGCTGGTGGCCGACGAACAGGGAGTCGGGGCCGCCGAACTGCGAGGCACCGTCCAGAACGACCCCCTCAAGGAGTACATCGCCCGGGGTACCTACATCTACCCGCCCCGGGCCTCGATGCGGCTGGTCACCGACACCGTCGACTACTCCCGCCGCCAGCTCCCTTTGTGGAACAGCATCTCCGTGTCGGGCTATCACATCCGCGAGGCGGGGGCCACGGCCGCCCAGGAGCTGGCCTTCACGCTGGCCAACGCCATCGCCTACGTCCAATCCGCAGTCGACGCAGGCCTCGATGTTGACGACTTCGCCCCCCGCCTGTCGTTCTTCTTCAACGCCCACAGCAACCTCTTCGAAGAGGTCGCCAAGTTCCGGGCGGCCCGGCGCATGTGGTGGAAGGTGATGACCGGGCGGTTCGGCGCCCGGTCAGAAGCCTCGTGCAAGCTCAGGTTCCACGCCCAGACGGCAGGCTCGACCCTCACCGCCCAGCAGCCCGAGGTCAACACCGTGAGGGTGGCCTTCCAGGCCCTGGCCGCGGTCCTCGGCGGAACCCAGAGCCTGCACACCAACGCCTTCGACGAGGCTCTCGGCTTGCCCTCCGAGGCGTCGGCTCGCCTCGCCCTCCGCACCCAACAGGTCATCGCCCACGAGACGGGCGTTGTCTCCGAGCCCGACCCCCTGGGGGGCTCCTACCTCGTCGAAGCCCTGACCGATGCCCTCGAAGGCGAGGCCGCCCGCCTGCTGGACGAGATCGACCGCCGGGGCGGGGCGGTGGCCGCCATAGAAGCCGGCTACCAGCAGGGCGAGATCGAACGGGCGGCCTACGCCGTGGCCCAGGCCGTCGACCGGGGGGACCAGGTCGTCGTGGGCGTCAACCGTTTCGTCGACGACGCGGGGGCGGTCGAGGTGCCGCCCGTGGCCGTCGACCCCGAGGTGGCCGGCCGCCAGGTGGCGAGGGTGCGGGCCGCTCGAGCCAGGCGGGACGCGACGGCCTGGGCCGCCGCTCTCGACGGCGTGACCACGGCCGCCCGGGGGACGGCCAACCTGCTGCCGCCCATGAAGGCCGCCCTGGCCGCAGGGGCGACCCTGGGCGAGGTCAGCGATGCCCTCCGGGCGGTCTTCGGGGAGCACGAGAGCCGGTAG
- the moeB gene encoding molybdopterin-synthase adenylyltransferase MoeB — protein sequence MPNFRDLLARARAQIREVDTEAAARLLAADPRAVALDVREPAEFEQGALTGAVHVPRGHFESQVENKVPDHDAPVVIYCASGTRSVFAARTLAELGYTDVVSMAGGFNKWKNEGRQWHTPKVLSAEQRSRYHRHLLLPEVGEAGQQRLLESKVLLLGAGGLGSPAALYLAAAGVGTLGIVDMDAVDESNLQRQILHNLDRVGERKVDSAKKTLVGLNPDVDVVGYDVRLGADNVLDIIDGYDVIIDGADNFPTRYLVNDASLVKRIPVVHGSIFRFEGQATVFHPYVGPCYRCLFPEPPPAEMAPSCAEAGVLGVLPGIIGTIQAMEAIKLVLGLGDPLVGRLMAYDAMEESFRTFKVPRDPSCPACGPDAGELVIAEYDELCMPHPRRPPGG from the coding sequence ATGCCCAATTTCCGAGACCTCCTGGCCCGGGCCCGAGCCCAGATCCGTGAGGTGGACACCGAGGCCGCCGCCCGGCTGCTGGCCGCCGACCCGCGGGCCGTCGCCCTCGACGTGAGGGAGCCGGCCGAGTTCGAGCAGGGCGCGCTGACGGGGGCCGTCCACGTCCCTCGCGGCCACTTCGAGAGCCAGGTCGAGAACAAGGTCCCCGACCACGACGCCCCGGTGGTCATCTACTGCGCCAGCGGCACCCGGTCGGTGTTCGCGGCCCGCACGCTGGCCGAGCTGGGTTACACCGACGTGGTCTCGATGGCCGGCGGGTTCAACAAGTGGAAGAACGAGGGGCGCCAGTGGCACACGCCCAAGGTCCTCAGCGCCGAGCAGCGCAGCCGTTACCACCGCCACCTCCTGCTGCCCGAGGTGGGCGAGGCCGGCCAGCAGCGGCTGCTGGAGTCCAAGGTGCTGCTGTTGGGCGCGGGCGGGCTCGGTTCACCGGCGGCCCTCTACCTGGCGGCCGCCGGGGTGGGCACCCTGGGGATCGTCGACATGGACGCCGTCGACGAGTCCAACCTGCAGCGCCAGATCCTGCACAACCTCGACCGGGTGGGCGAGCGCAAGGTCGACTCGGCCAAGAAGACCCTGGTGGGCCTCAACCCCGATGTCGACGTGGTGGGCTACGACGTGCGCCTGGGCGCCGACAACGTGCTCGACATCATCGACGGCTACGACGTGATCATCGACGGGGCCGACAACTTCCCGACCCGCTACCTGGTCAACGACGCCTCTCTGGTCAAGAGGATCCCCGTGGTGCACGGATCGATCTTCCGCTTCGAGGGCCAGGCCACGGTCTTCCACCCCTACGTGGGCCCGTGCTACCGCTGCCTCTTCCCCGAGCCGCCACCCGCGGAGATGGCCCCCTCGTGCGCCGAAGCGGGCGTGTTGGGTGTGCTGCCGGGCATCATCGGCACCATCCAGGCCATGGAGGCCATAAAGCTCGTGCTCGGCCTGGGCGACCCCCTGGTCGGTCGCCTGATGGCCTACGACGCCATGGAGGAGTCCTTCCGCACCTTCAAGGTGCCCCGGGACCCCTCGTGCCCGGCCTGCGGGCCCGACGCCGGCGAACTGGTCATCGCCGAGTACGACGAGCTCTGCATGCCCCACCCCCGCCGGCCCCCTGGGGGCTGA
- a CDS encoding AAA family ATPase, which produces MSALPVVPPGVVGRDQEWARLARVLDRGRVGRGSVLLIAGEPGIGKTRLLVDAAAVASASGAQVGHATCSPEGRPYRPWRQVLRTLGRPEVLEGTRNGPHGDPPDDTSRSVLFEAVDDALSDLAGLAPVVVVLDDLQWADPASLRLLALVGRSLAARSVVVLGAFRDGEVGPGHGLAGVVGDLGAACSVMSLGGLAPQAVGALLSGELGNVGPEVAAAVHARTGGNPFFVTEVAHAASVDRGSLDDVPPVVGEVVRRQVARCGPLARHLLEVAAVAWGANELGLVGEVLATRGADLVAPAEELCRSRLLVREGPGYRFRHDIVRDAVLAAMTVEDRARLSWAVGSVLRDRRGPGRVEEAAALLEAGVEAGDVATAVDAALAAAAAASAALGFEVAAGHLAWVVERARAGGLPRSGPDLVETLLALGEAQLNAGDWDGASRTFGEAADGARAAGRADQLARAALGPGTGLAGFEVRVGDMAQVRMLEQAVVALGDADSCELAYVLARLSVALPPTLSNERRSELAGQAVDMARRLGDQACLAHALAAWCDVIAGPAHMEERSAVAREIVDVASRAERVDLVLLGLRLQVVALLEAGDFRGADEAARSFSALAVRAAPIVRWYDPLWQGMRALLEGRAEVAVARADEAEELGRRAGSTNAALLADTLRFAVADQGGRAPEPGLAHRLATWCEAALLDDPENCQARSLALALSWTGPDLRALRDHLDSLLAADFGRRDAEWLGTVYAAGRAAILLGDREAARVVRHRLAPFGHLWLVDGIGAALYGVVEEALAALDLLITGDTGGAGAARDRLASVARMYELLPAPLLAARARRWPEVLGAARQPPGTAAAGPETGVLRRDGPVWRIGWAGRWASVADSKGMRDLARLLARPAQEVPSLELAGSMAGRSPQPTVDGPAVEAYRRRLLDLRAEIDDADEANDPERAARARIELDAIVEHLEMTLGLGGRPRAMRDEQERARQAVRARVRYAIARVSCEHPGLGRHLEGSVRTGRFCSYRPDRPVRWEVSS; this is translated from the coding sequence ATGTCCGCATTGCCCGTCGTCCCCCCCGGGGTCGTGGGTCGCGACCAGGAGTGGGCCCGGTTGGCCCGGGTTCTCGACCGGGGGCGGGTGGGCCGGGGGTCGGTCCTGCTCATCGCCGGTGAACCGGGGATCGGCAAGACCCGCCTGCTGGTCGATGCGGCGGCAGTCGCCAGCGCGTCGGGTGCCCAGGTGGGGCACGCCACCTGTAGCCCGGAGGGACGGCCATACCGGCCTTGGCGTCAGGTCCTGCGGACGTTGGGCCGGCCCGAGGTGCTCGAGGGCACCCGGAACGGGCCCCACGGTGACCCCCCTGACGACACTTCACGATCGGTGTTGTTCGAGGCCGTCGACGATGCCTTGTCAGACCTGGCCGGCCTCGCACCGGTAGTCGTCGTGCTCGATGACCTCCAGTGGGCCGATCCCGCCTCCTTGCGACTCCTCGCCCTCGTGGGAAGGTCACTGGCGGCACGTTCGGTGGTGGTGCTCGGCGCGTTCCGCGACGGCGAAGTCGGGCCTGGACATGGGCTCGCGGGCGTAGTTGGCGACCTCGGTGCCGCCTGCTCGGTCATGTCGCTCGGCGGCCTGGCCCCACAAGCAGTGGGCGCTCTCCTGTCAGGCGAGCTGGGGAACGTGGGGCCCGAGGTGGCGGCCGCCGTGCACGCCCGCACGGGAGGCAACCCGTTCTTCGTCACCGAGGTGGCCCATGCCGCCTCGGTGGACCGCGGTTCTCTTGACGACGTCCCGCCGGTCGTTGGCGAGGTGGTCCGGCGCCAGGTGGCCCGCTGCGGTCCACTGGCCCGCCACCTGCTGGAGGTGGCCGCCGTGGCCTGGGGCGCGAACGAGCTCGGGCTTGTCGGCGAGGTCCTGGCCACGAGGGGGGCGGACCTTGTAGCGCCCGCCGAGGAGCTCTGCCGGTCCCGCTTGTTGGTGCGCGAGGGACCGGGCTACCGGTTCCGCCACGACATCGTTCGTGACGCCGTACTGGCCGCGATGACAGTCGAGGACCGGGCACGCCTGTCGTGGGCCGTCGGATCAGTGCTGCGCGATCGCAGGGGCCCGGGGCGCGTCGAGGAGGCGGCCGCCCTCCTGGAAGCGGGCGTGGAGGCGGGCGATGTCGCGACGGCCGTGGACGCGGCCCTGGCCGCTGCCGCGGCCGCGTCGGCGGCCCTCGGCTTCGAGGTGGCAGCTGGCCACCTGGCCTGGGTGGTCGAGCGGGCCCGGGCTGGCGGCCTACCCAGGTCCGGGCCTGACCTGGTCGAGACGCTCCTTGCCTTGGGCGAGGCTCAGCTGAACGCCGGGGACTGGGACGGCGCCAGCAGGACCTTCGGGGAGGCGGCCGACGGGGCACGCGCCGCGGGCCGCGCCGACCAGTTGGCCCGGGCTGCCCTCGGTCCTGGGACCGGCCTGGCGGGGTTCGAGGTGAGAGTCGGGGACATGGCCCAGGTGCGGATGCTCGAACAGGCGGTCGTGGCCCTCGGCGACGCCGACAGCTGCGAACTGGCCTATGTGCTGGCCCGCCTGTCGGTGGCCCTGCCGCCCACCCTGTCCAACGAGAGGCGGTCCGAGCTCGCCGGCCAGGCGGTGGACATGGCCCGCCGCCTGGGAGACCAAGCGTGCCTGGCCCACGCCCTCGCCGCCTGGTGTGACGTGATCGCCGGCCCGGCCCACATGGAGGAGCGGTCGGCGGTTGCTCGCGAGATCGTGGACGTTGCCTCCCGAGCTGAACGCGTCGACCTCGTGCTCCTCGGGCTCCGGCTCCAGGTGGTCGCGCTCTTGGAGGCCGGTGACTTCCGGGGCGCCGACGAAGCGGCGAGGTCCTTCTCTGCCCTGGCGGTGCGGGCCGCACCCATCGTCCGCTGGTACGACCCGCTGTGGCAGGGAATGAGAGCCCTGCTGGAGGGCCGGGCCGAGGTCGCGGTGGCGCGGGCGGACGAGGCCGAGGAACTGGGCCGGCGGGCGGGGAGCACCAACGCGGCCCTGCTGGCCGACACCCTTCGCTTCGCGGTGGCCGACCAGGGGGGCCGTGCCCCGGAGCCCGGGCTGGCTCATCGCCTGGCTACCTGGTGCGAGGCCGCGCTCCTCGACGACCCGGAGAACTGCCAAGCCCGCAGCCTGGCCCTGGCTCTGTCGTGGACGGGCCCCGATCTCAGGGCCCTGCGGGACCACCTCGACTCGCTGCTGGCGGCGGATTTCGGCCGGCGCGACGCCGAATGGCTGGGCACCGTCTATGCCGCAGGGCGAGCGGCCATCCTGCTCGGGGACCGGGAGGCGGCCCGGGTCGTGCGGCACCGCCTCGCCCCCTTCGGCCACCTGTGGTTGGTGGACGGTATAGGCGCAGCCCTTTACGGCGTGGTCGAGGAGGCCCTGGCTGCGCTCGACCTGCTGATCACCGGCGACACCGGCGGCGCCGGCGCCGCAAGAGACAGGCTCGCCTCCGTCGCCCGGATGTACGAGCTTCTTCCCGCGCCGTTGCTGGCGGCCCGCGCCCGCCGATGGCCGGAGGTCCTGGGCGCGGCCCGCCAGCCGCCAGGCACCGCCGCGGCTGGCCCCGAGACCGGCGTCCTCCGCCGGGATGGGCCGGTCTGGCGCATCGGATGGGCCGGACGGTGGGCGAGCGTGGCCGACAGTAAGGGCATGCGTGACCTGGCCAGGCTCCTGGCCCGGCCTGCTCAGGAGGTCCCTTCGCTGGAACTGGCCGGGTCGATGGCGGGGCGTTCTCCTCAGCCCACAGTCGACGGTCCAGCGGTCGAGGCATACCGCAGGCGATTGCTGGACCTCAGGGCTGAGATCGACGACGCCGACGAGGCCAACGACCCGGAGCGGGCCGCCCGCGCCCGGATCGAGCTGGATGCGATCGTGGAGCACCTTGAGATGACGCTGGGCCTGGGAGGGCGGCCTCGGGCGATGCGCGACGAGCAGGAGCGCGCTCGCCAGGCCGTGCGAGCCCGCGTCCGCTACGCCATCGCCCGGGTTTCGTGCGAGCACCCCGGCTTGGGGCGGCACCTCGAAGGATCGGTCCGCACCGGGAGGTTCTGCAGCTACCGGCCCGACCGGCCTGTCCGCTGGGAAGTGAGCTCCTGA
- a CDS encoding nuclear transport factor 2 family protein, translating into MERSEQVRQLVIEFCVAVNDRDEAAVKDRYSSGPGASLVGTDAHEYFVGGDQVLSALTAQFAEYPDATLEPGDVVAFEAGDAGWFTDRPVLRWGDLELPTRLSGTAVREGGRWVMAQTHLSVARPE; encoded by the coding sequence ATGGAACGTTCCGAGCAGGTGCGACAGCTGGTCATCGAGTTCTGCGTAGCCGTCAACGACCGTGACGAGGCGGCCGTCAAGGACCGGTACTCCTCGGGCCCCGGTGCCTCGCTGGTGGGTACCGACGCGCACGAGTACTTCGTGGGAGGTGACCAGGTCTTGTCCGCCCTGACCGCCCAGTTCGCCGAGTACCCCGACGCCACCCTCGAGCCCGGGGACGTCGTCGCCTTCGAGGCCGGGGACGCGGGTTGGTTCACCGACCGGCCCGTGCTGCGCTGGGGTGACCTGGAGCTGCCCACCCGCCTGAGCGGCACCGCGGTCCGGGAGGGGGGCCGATGGGTGATGGCGCAGACGCACTTGTCAGTGGCCCGTCCGGAGTGA
- a CDS encoding SigE family RNA polymerase sigma factor, whose protein sequence is MSVGSENRGQDFASLYAAHYEPALRLAFLLTGSTLASEEAVADAFALVYPKWQAGTVQMFGPYLKTVVTNQVRRNRRRERARRDRSGGASSIDRPLRVAENVAQRSVLFAALLRLPVRQRAAIVLRYYEDLTEAQTAEVLGTSVGTVKSQVSRGLGRLQAILTDTTEGV, encoded by the coding sequence ATGAGTGTAGGGAGCGAGAACCGTGGTCAGGACTTCGCCAGCCTCTACGCGGCGCACTACGAACCAGCCTTGCGCCTCGCGTTCCTCCTCACCGGGAGCACGTTGGCATCGGAGGAGGCCGTTGCCGACGCCTTTGCACTCGTCTATCCGAAGTGGCAGGCCGGCACCGTCCAGATGTTCGGTCCGTACCTGAAGACCGTCGTTACGAACCAGGTTCGGAGGAACCGCCGGCGAGAGCGAGCGCGCCGCGATCGCTCAGGGGGAGCATCCTCCATCGACCGTCCGTTGCGTGTAGCTGAAAATGTCGCGCAACGGAGCGTGCTGTTCGCGGCGCTTCTACGTCTGCCTGTCAGGCAGCGCGCCGCGATCGTCCTTCGGTACTACGAAGATCTGACAGAAGCACAGACCGCCGAAGTCCTTGGAACAAGCGTCGGCACAGTGAAGTCGCAAGTCTCCCGTGGACTAGGACGTTTGCAGGCCATACTGACCGACACCACGGAGGGCGTGTGA
- a CDS encoding leucyl aminopeptidase gives MTIAFSYAAELPGNATVVGAPVFEERAPAAGAGVVPDAGYLARRGFEGKLGETMAVPGGDGPTVVAVGLGDPAKLDADALRRAAAAFARAAWKDERAATTLVAAAVESGRLDVATAAQAVAEGAALGAYRFTRYKADPKAPRLESFTAVGPETDGAGTAGFDRGVRLAAAVAMARDLVNEPAGTLTPQALADKAAEVVEREGGLSLTVLDEAAIAVERLGGLLGVAAGSDQPPRLIELVYEPPNPRGTLALVGKGITFDSGGLSIKPAEAMETMKTDMSGAAAVLAAMSVLPSLEPSVRVIAIIPATENLLGGRATKPGDVLHIRNGKTVEVLNTDAEGRLVLADGLSLAVEAGVDAIVDVATLTGACMVALGKRIAGLMGNDDGWRAQVQAAAERAGEPVWPLPLPSQYRKHIDSDVADLKNIGGRWGGALTAGLFLEEFVGSVPWAHLDIAGPARSDEDDCYISKGGTGFGVRTLVELIMAFEPPAGVTADGGGRPTSGG, from the coding sequence TTGACCATCGCGTTCTCCTACGCCGCCGAACTGCCCGGCAACGCCACAGTCGTCGGTGCCCCCGTCTTCGAGGAGCGGGCCCCCGCGGCGGGCGCGGGCGTGGTCCCCGACGCCGGTTACCTGGCCCGCAGGGGGTTCGAGGGCAAGCTGGGCGAGACGATGGCCGTGCCCGGGGGCGACGGCCCCACGGTGGTGGCCGTCGGCCTCGGAGACCCGGCCAAGCTCGACGCTGACGCCCTGCGCCGAGCCGCGGCCGCCTTCGCCCGGGCCGCCTGGAAGGACGAGCGGGCGGCCACCACCCTGGTGGCCGCGGCCGTGGAGTCGGGGCGCCTCGACGTGGCCACGGCCGCCCAGGCGGTGGCTGAAGGGGCGGCCCTGGGGGCCTACCGCTTCACCCGTTACAAGGCCGACCCCAAGGCGCCCCGCCTGGAGTCGTTCACGGCCGTGGGCCCCGAGACCGACGGGGCGGGCACGGCCGGGTTCGACCGGGGGGTGCGGTTGGCGGCGGCGGTGGCCATGGCCCGTGACCTGGTCAACGAGCCCGCGGGCACCCTGACCCCCCAGGCCTTGGCTGACAAGGCCGCCGAAGTGGTCGAGCGCGAAGGAGGCCTGTCGCTGACGGTGCTCGACGAGGCGGCCATCGCCGTCGAGCGCCTCGGGGGCCTATTGGGCGTGGCTGCCGGCTCCGACCAGCCCCCCCGGCTCATCGAGCTCGTCTACGAGCCCCCCAACCCCAGGGGCACGCTGGCCCTGGTGGGCAAGGGCATCACGTTCGACTCGGGCGGCCTGTCCATCAAGCCGGCCGAGGCCATGGAGACCATGAAGACAGACATGTCGGGCGCGGCGGCCGTGCTGGCGGCCATGTCGGTGCTGCCCTCGTTGGAGCCGAGCGTGCGGGTGATCGCCATCATCCCGGCCACCGAGAACCTGCTCGGGGGCCGGGCCACCAAGCCCGGCGACGTGCTCCACATCCGCAACGGCAAGACCGTCGAGGTGCTGAACACCGACGCCGAAGGGCGGCTGGTGCTGGCCGACGGCCTGTCGCTGGCCGTCGAGGCCGGGGTGGACGCCATCGTGGACGTGGCCACCCTGACGGGGGCGTGCATGGTGGCCCTGGGCAAGCGCATCGCCGGGCTGATGGGCAACGACGACGGGTGGAGGGCCCAGGTACAGGCGGCCGCCGAGCGGGCGGGCGAGCCCGTGTGGCCCCTGCCCCTGCCCTCGCAGTACCGCAAGCACATCGACTCCGACGTCGCCGACCTCAAGAACATCGGCGGCCGCTGGGGCGGGGCGCTCACCGCCGGCCTGTTCCTCGAGGAGTTCGTGGGGTCGGTGCCCTGGGCGCATCTCGACATCGCCGGGCCGGCCCGCAGCGACGAGGACGACTGCTACATCTCCAAGGGTGGGACGGGCTTCGGGGTGCGGACCCTCGTGGAGCTCATCATGGCTTTCGAGCCCCCGGCCGGGGTGACGGCTGACGGCGGCGGACGGCCCACGTCTGGCGGCTGA
- a CDS encoding cob(I)yrinic acid a,c-diamide adenosyltransferase, with protein sequence MRIYTRRGDDGTTGLLFGSRAPKDSAVIEACGAVDEAQAAIGMARALALRPAGEGADDLGELDELLVGIERDLWVLMADLAAAPGQRHRLEDGSTAVTEAMVERLEPVIDSFSARSVPLTEFAVPGQSVPSAALDVARTVVRRAERRAVAAAAPGPHVVPYLNRLSDLLWTLARWLEGAPLPARAPTNEPIEELS encoded by the coding sequence GTGAGGATCTACACCCGCCGGGGCGACGACGGCACCACGGGCCTGCTCTTCGGCTCCCGGGCCCCCAAGGACTCGGCGGTCATCGAGGCGTGCGGCGCGGTGGACGAGGCCCAGGCCGCCATCGGCATGGCGCGCGCACTGGCGCTCAGGCCGGCCGGCGAGGGCGCCGACGACCTGGGTGAGCTCGACGAACTGCTGGTTGGCATCGAGCGTGACCTGTGGGTGCTCATGGCCGACCTGGCCGCCGCCCCCGGGCAGCGCCATCGCCTCGAAGACGGGAGCACGGCCGTCACCGAGGCCATGGTCGAGCGGCTCGAGCCGGTGATCGACTCCTTCAGCGCCCGTTCGGTGCCCCTGACCGAGTTCGCCGTGCCCGGCCAGTCGGTCCCGTCGGCCGCCCTCGACGTCGCCCGGACGGTCGTGCGCCGGGCCGAGCGCCGAGCGGTGGCGGCCGCCGCCCCCGGCCCCCACGTAGTGCCTTACCTGAACCGACTTTCCGACCTGCTGTGGACGCTGGCCCGCTGGCTGGAAGGCGCCCCCCTGCCCGCCCGGGCCCCGACCAACGAACCCATCGAGGAGCTGTCTTGA